Part of the Tolypothrix sp. PCC 7910 genome, TTTATAATACAAGACAGTTCAGTTAAGAATATTAATTGACAACGAAACCAAAAAACTAGTCACTCAACAAAAAACTGAACAATCATTTTGGAGGGGGTTTGGGGGAGAATCCCCCAATTGAGCTAGCTGTTTCCACAACTGACAAATCAATCACGAATAATCTTATATGAACTGTATTTTCATATAATATACTTTGCCATAGGCTGGTAATTGGTAATTGAAAAAATTAAATACCCAACATTACAATACCGTTGAGAATTGAATGGTGCGTTGCGCTGCGCGACAACACACCCTACTTTTATTCGGTTAATCCCCATTCCATCTTTAGTGTCTCTATTTTGGGGTTTTTCACACTCAATCTCTTACACTCATCTAGAAATTCTTTTACCTGTTCTTCGTTGAGAGTTAAACCACCTTCTTGCAAATTATGAATGTAAGTAATGATATCAGCTGTTGTTAGAGATGCACTGATTTCTTCTAGCAAAACTGCATTTCTCACTTCTCTACATACCAATTCGATATCAGATGAGGTAAACCTGGTACTCTTTTCGGCTAGCATTTCAAAGTTAATTATCTGATTAAAATCAATTTTTGCTAAATAGTGTTGGAATAACTCTATCCTTTCTAATTGATCAGGAGGAAAGATAGGAATTTTCCAATCTAATCTACCAGAACGCTTTAAGGCACTATCTATACCACTTAAATAATTCGTCGCGCCTATCACAATCACATTGCTATTTCGCAGATTATTTAATTCTATCAATAATTGATTAATTGTCGCCTTTTGGTCTGTGTGGGCGTTGTCTTCATTACGGTTAAAGCCAATACTATCTAACTCATCAATAAATAAAACTGAAGGAGATTTCTTTTTCGCTTGAGCAAAGATATCCCGAATATTTTTCTGACTTTGCCCTATCCATACACTGATAATATCTGCAGGGGAGAATTTAAAGAAATATCTGCCAGATTCATTAGCAAATGCATTTGCTAAAAGCGTCTTACCACATCCAGGTAATCCATAGAAGAGAATCCCGCTAATTGCATCTTGATAGCCTTTAGATTGTAGTCTCAAGAGTTTGCTTAATTTTTCCTTTTCTTCCTTCAAACCTTTAACTTGGCTAAAATCAAGCTTGGTTTCTGGAAGGCGTTGATTCAAGAGATAAGTCGGGACTAAACTGCGTTTTTTAGCTGCATATTCAAAAGCTGGATAGTCAAGCGCATCAAAAGAAACTGGTACTAATTGATGATTTTCATAATCTGGAGCCATAACCAAAATTTTAAAATTATCATCATAATAGCCAGCTAGTTTATATTCAAGAACTTCTTTAATTTTTTTAATTTGGTAAGAGTTACGCGCAATCTCAAAACCAGGAAATACTAACCACACAGTATTTAATTTATTCGGCCATACTTTAGATTTTTGCAAAATCCTTCTCAGTGAATCTAAAAATAGATTATTATCTTCAAAATCTTGATATTTGAGAGTTTCTATTTCAACAATTACCTGATTATCTACATATACAGGAATAATTTCGCTTTGATATTCTTCATAATCATAGCTATCTTCATCATCGCTTGTTTCCTGATCTCTGGAAGTTAATTCTACTTCACAGTTAATTTTAGCTAAATCATAACCTAAAGCTTCTAAGGTTTTAATCGCAAAATATTTGAGATAAATATACTCTGTACTTTCCCCTCGCCACTTCAAACGGTAAAAATGTTCGGCTTTCATCCCGATTAATAACTGAGATTCAGCCAGAATTTGCGCTTTTTGTAATTCTAGAAAGTAATTTAATAAAGATGCTTCATCTTCTTCCATCTCATAATGAGGCAGTTCCAAAAGCAAACGAAAATGAGCATAAATTTCTTCTTTATGCTGGATAGCAGCTTCATTGGGGTACTTACATCTGAGAGTAAATGTAAAAGGAATTTTACTAGCTACTCTATCTACCAAATAGCCTAAAGCATCTTCTTGTTGTTGCGCTTGAATTTCTGATACAGGTGGGCAATGAAATACTATAAATAATTGTTCAGAATTATATTTGTTGGCGTAGACTGATATTTGTTCAAACTGCTCATCAAATTTTTCACAATCTAATAAATCTAAGCCAGTAGTGCCGAGAATCACACTGGTCATTGTAGAAAAATAAAAGTGATAAATATTAGCACCAGATAGGGAATAATCATTATCGTCATTATCGTCATCAGTATTAATATTTGTATTAAATTTTTGATTCGATGATGTTGGGATATTATTATTACCTCGATATTGATATTTCCTAATCAATTCATAATTTAATATTTTAGTCACAACATCAGAAAAAAAATCTTCTACTTGGGGAATGAGAAAAATTCCCACTGGTTGATTTGAGTCTAAACAAGCTTGAAATCTTTCATATTCTTGCTCAGAACCGAAATCAAATAAGTAATAGAAAAAATCATGCTTAACTGGAAATGCTGCACTCAACTTATTTAAAATTGGTTGCACATCAGCAATTTGCACATCAGGAGTGACATCCTTAAGAGAAATAGCCAGTTTAGTATCTAAGGGAATATACAAATCAAATAGGGGATCTGTGGAAAGTCCCAATTCAGCTAGCGCATTATTAAAATTATCTACAAAAGCTTGACTGCGACGCTGGTAGCCTAACTGTTCCATAATGGTTTTGACGCGGAGGCTTTTTTGAGTTCTACCAGTTCGCTGAAGTTCATTTTTAATTGAGCGTAAGTAGCCTGTATATGACATTTTGTATTTTCTAGTCGTAATTGTTAAGCAAGCATCCCTAAGGGTAGCAAGTATATAATTCCCCACGAGAGATGTCTAGTTAACTTACACAGGCGATCGCATTTTACAAGTATTGCGACAGCAGCAACTTATTTGTCAATCAGACATATTTACTCCATATCTGTGACATACGCCTCAGTTATTCTTCTGAATAACAAGTCTAGCTCGATAGATTTATTTAGTGTTTTTAAAGAGGTTATTAATATGAAACAGCTGGTTTCTCAAAGCTTGGTGGGAATGGCAGGTGCAACATTTTTGGTTTGCTTATCTCAACCTCTAATGGCACTTGTACCCAATAATGTGGGAGTAATTCTCAATAGTGGCTCCACAAATACCATTGGTTACCGGATTTACGTTTCTCCCAAGGGAGAAGCCAATTATGTAGATGGCAATGGTTCTGGTAAAGGTAAACTTCCGGAAAAATTAACGAACCGATTCTTCCGTGATTTAAAAGCTGCTGAACCATTATCAGACTTACCAGTGAAGCCCAACTGCGTCAAGTCTACTTCTTTTGGCACAACTACTACTGTCAGTTTAGGTGGTCAGCAATCCACAGATATTAGCTGTCCTGGTAATGCTAAAGCTAGGCGTTTAGATAATGATGCGATCGCAATTGCTAAAGCTTTAAAAGTCACCAATGTTCCTAATAGTAAAGGCAAACCTTTACCACCACAGAATTTTTAATTCGATTTAAGTCTTGAAGTTGCTTATGTAGTTAGGCGCTGATTTGCAAAATGATTTTTTACGAAATAAATATTCTAGCGCCTAACACACCATCCATACGGCGATGCGTTACGGCTAAATGTCATTTTCTCTTTGTCCCAAATCCTTTCATAGCCGTAACACATCCTACTTAAGATTTACTTTATAAAGTGTCTGTGATTCCTCTAATAGCTATTGATAAAAAAAGAGAGACGAAGTTGATTCGTCTCTCTCTTTGTCTTAGTGATACATTCCAGATAGTATCTTTAGCCAAGACAAGCAGCTAAATCTTGTTCTGGGGTAGTGATGAGTTTGAGATTGTATGTCTCTGAAAGTAACTTCGCTACATTGGGTGTGAGGAAAGCAGGAAGCGTGGGGCCGATGCGAATATTTTGGATACCCAGATAAAGTAGGGTTAACAAAACTGCGATCGCTTTTTGTTCGTACCAAGATAGTACCAATGACAGTGGTAGTTGATTGACATTAACTTGGAATGCTTGTGCTAAAGCAACAGCAATTTGAATGGCAGAGTATGCATCGTTACATTGTCCCAAATCTAACAATCTGGGAATACCACCAATATCACCGAGTTGTTTGTCAAAGAAGCGGAACTTACCACAGCCGAGAGTCATGACTATGCAATCGCTAGGAATAGTTTCTACTAAATCTGTATAGTAATTACGTCCTGGTTTGGCACCATCACAACCACCAACTAAGAAGAAGTGGCGAATATTACCCTCTTTCACGGCATTAACTACAGTATCAGCTACACCTAAGACGGCATTCCGCGCAAAACCTGTAGTTACTGTACCGCGATCGCTTTCTTCTACAAAGCCAGGTAATGCCAAAGCTTTATTAATAATCGGTGTAATGTCGCGAATGCTGACGTGCTGCAAACCAGGATAACCTACAGGCCCCAAGGTAAATACTTTATCTTTGTAAGATTCATGAGGAGGCATGAGGCAGTTGGTTGTCATCACAACCGCACCAGGGAAATGATCAAACTCATGGGTTTGATTTTGCCATGCGGTGCCGTAATGCCCATACAGGTGAGGATAAGTTTGTTTCAGCTTAGGATAGCCATGTGCAGGTAGCAATTCCCCGTGTGTATAAACTTTAATCCCGGTTCCGGCTGTTTGCTCTAGAATAGCGCGCAAGTGAAGTAAATCATGCCCTGATACAAGGATGGCTTTACCAACTGTCACACCTAAAGTCACAGGAGTGGGGGTAGGATGCCCAAAGGTATTGGTATTACCAGCATCCAGCAATTCCATTGCTTTTAGGTTCATCTTACCTACTTGCAATGTAATATCTAGCCATTCTTGCAAACTCTTGTCTTGGGCATCGAGATTAGCTAGAACTTCATGGAAAAATACATATAAATCTTCGTCATGCTGCCCCAGTTCTAAAGCATGGAAAGCATAAGCAGCTACGCCTTTAAGACCATATAATATTGTGAGCTTGAGTGAGAAAATATCTACATTTTTAGCAGATTGGCCAATAAACTCAAATTCTAAGTCTTTTCCTTGTTTAATTAGCTGTTGTTGATCGCCAGCAGGTTGGAAATTTGCGATCGCAGAATTTACCGCAGCATTACCTAATGCTTGTATTTGTAACTTCAGACTCTCACGTAAAGCGATCGCGCGATTTACAAAAGCGACAAAATCATCAGCTGAGAAATTCACATTCGTCAGCGTCGAAAACAGCATTTCACAGGTGAACTCATCTTGATCGCGAGTAGTAATATTGAGAGATTTGGCTTGCAGCGCTACTTGTGACAATCCCCGCAGACAATGCACCAGTAAATCTTGTAATGCATCTACCTCTGGACTTTTACCGCAGGCTCCCCACTGATAACATACATCACCACGGGTTGTTTGTTCACACTGATTACAGAACATAAGTTTTTAGCTCCAATCTTTATGCCTTTAGAGTATTGACAATTTGCAGCTAAAACCTTGATCTAAGTCAAGAGAATCTGCAAAGTTTGGTAAAGATATCAGTAGGAACATGGAAAGGGAAAAAGGGGGAAAGGGGAAAGGAGCAAAATCAGAAGCTATAAACCTTGTCCTATAAGCTTTTTAGCAAACAAAATTTCTAGTTAAAAATACTTAACTAAGTAAATTGAAAATTTTTGTCCTGAATTTATTTTTTGAATTAGGATTACAGCGTTGACGAGTGAGGCTACATTTTTGCGGGACAAATGGCAGCTAATACTACTCGGTTAAGCGCTTTGAACTCAAAATAGCTTTTGGGAAACAGGTTAAAGGTTAAGGGTGAAAAGTTGTTTCTTTCCCTTTTCCCATTCCCCTTTTCCCCTTAACCGAAAAGTATTGAAATGGCAGCGATGTCTGAGAGATGAAGAGACGCTGATTACCTTGATGACTCGCTGTAAATGATACAACTTCATCATTTGTTATCTTCACAAGTTCCTCAAACTCTTTGCCTATAACTCAAGGCGCAGGGTATTTAAGATGCTTAAGGCTAAAGGCTAATTCTGATAGAGACTAGAAGCAATGTCAGTAAAAACTTTAACAATTAATGACCAATTAATTAGCGCCCGTGAGGAGGAAACTATCCTCGACGCGGCGCGAGAGGCGGGAATTCATATCCCGACTTTGTGTCACTTAGAAGGAGTCTCCGATATAGGTGCTTGTCGGCTGTGTTTGGTAGAAATTGCCGGTAGCAATCGCCTTTTACCAGCTTGCGTTACCAAGGTGGGAGAAGGAATGGAGGTAAAAACCGATTCGGAACGGTTACAAAAATATCGCCGCACAATTATTGAAATGCTGTTTGCGGAAGGCAATCACGTTTGTTCTGTATGCGTCGCCAATGGCAATTGTGAATTGCAAGACTTGGCAATTGAGATGGGTATGGATCATGTGCGTCTCAATTACCATTTCCCCGATCGCAAAGTTGATGTGTCTCACGATCGCTTTGGTGTTGACCATAACCGTTGTGTTCTTTGTACGCGCTGCGTACGTGTTTGTGACGAAGTTGAAGGCGCACATACTTGGGACTTGGCAGGTAGAGGTTCTAATTCCCATGTAATTACTGATTTAAATCAACCTTGGGGAACATCAAACACTTGTACTTCCTGCGGTAAATGTGTGAATGCTTGCCCCACAGGTGCAATTTTTTACCAAGGTTCCAGCGTCGGTGAAATGAAACACGATCGCGCAAAACTAGAGTTCCTTGTCACAGCACGGGAGAAAAAACAATGGTTCGTGTGAAATTTGCAACGGTTTGGCTAGGTGGTTGTTCTGGCTGTCACATGTCATTTCTCGATTTAGATGAATGGCTGATTGACTTAGCAGAACAGGTAGATGTAGTTTATAGCCCCTTCGCTGATATCAAACAATATCCCGAATGGGTGGATGTAGTCTTAGTAGAAGGCGCGATCGCCAACGAAGAACATTTAGAAATTCTGCACATAGTCAGAGAGCGATCGCAAATTCTCATTTCCTTTGGAGACTGTGCTGTTACAGGCAATGTTACCGCTTTACGCAATCCATTAAGCACTGAATCCGTGCTGCAAAGTTGTTATATAGAAGCCGCCGATCTTCACGGTTCCATACCCAACGCACCAGGAATTGTCCCACCATTATTAGATAGAGTACAGCCAGTACACACCCTCGTCCCAGTAGATATTTACTTACCTGGTTGTCCCCCTTCCGCCGATAGAATTCGCGCCGTACTAGAACCTTTATTGAAGGGCGAAAAACCACATTTAGAAGGACGCGACTTATTGAAGTTTGGTTAATTTAAAGGGCATGGGGCATGGGGCATGGGGCATAGGTTATTTTTCCCTGGCTTCTGCATCTCCCAATCCCCAGTCCCCAATCCCCAATCCCCAATCCCCAGTCCCCACTCCCAACAACATTTATGTCTCAAAAAATCATCATCGATCCAGTCACCCGTATTGAAGGACACGCCAAAATATCGATTTATTTGGATGATACGGGACAAGTTAGCGATGCAAGGTTTCATGTAACCGAGTTTCGCGGATTTGAAAAATTTTGTGAAGGTCGTCCTTTCTGGGAAATGCCAGGAATTACGGCGCGCATTTGTGGTATTTGTCCGGTAAGTCACTTATTAGCTTCTGCGAAAGCAGGCGATCGCCTCCTCTCTGTGACAATTCCCAAAACCGCAGAAAAACTGCGTCGCTTAATGAATTTGGGGCAAATTGTCCAATCTCATGCTTTGAGTTTCTTCCACCTCAGCGGCCCGGATTTACTCTTAGGTATGGATAGCGATCCCCAAAAACGTAACGTCTTTGGTTTGATTGCTGCTGAACCAGAAATTGCCCGTGGCGGTATCCGCTTGCGCCAATTTGGACAAGAAATTATTGAAATCTTAGGCGGGCGGAAGATTCACCCATCCTGGGCGGTACCTGGTGGTGTGCGCGAACCCTTATCCACAGAAGGACGCGCCCATATTCAAAGCCGCATTCCCGAAGCGAGAGAAACAGTCATCAATGCATTGGGAATGTTCAAAAAGTTACTTGAACCTTATGAAAAAGAAGCCCAAACCTTTGGTAATTTCCCTAGTTTATTTATGGGATTAGTCACACCTGAAGGTTTATGGGAAAATTACGACGGAAATCTGCGGTTTGTAGACAGTGACGGCAATATTATTGCCGATAAACTCGATCCTAGCCGCTATTACGAATTTATTGGCGAAATCGTCCAGCCTGATTCTTATTTAAAATCTCCTTACTATCGTCCTTTAGGTTTTCCTAACGGCAATGGTAATCAGTCCGAAAGTGGTATGTATCGAGTCGGGCCGTTAGCAAGGTTAAATGTTTGTAGCCATATTGGTACGCCTTTAGCTGATGCAGAATTAAAAGAATTTCGAGATAAAGGTAAAGGCACAGTTACCTCATCATTCTTCTATCATTACGCTCGATTGATTGAAATTTTGGCATCAATTGAGTGCATTGAAATTTTACTCGATGACCCAGATATTTTATCAACTCGACTCCGTGCTGATGCCGGAATTAACCAATTAGAAACCGTCGGTGTTAGTGAAGCACCACGGGGCACATTATTCCACTTTTATCAAATAGATGAAGATGGATTAATTCAAAAAGCTAATCTCATTATTGCCACAGGTCAAAATAATTTAGCAATGAATCGCACCGTCGCCCAAATTGCTAAACATTTTATTCATGGCCCAGAAATTCCCGAAGGAATGTTAAACCGTGTGGAAGCAGGTATTCGTGCTTTTGACCCTTGTTTAAGCTGTTCAACTCATGCAGTTGGACAAATGCCATTGCATATTGAATTAGTTGGTGTTGATGGTACAGTTGTCAAAGAAGTTTGGCGGGATTAATCCTTTTGTAATTCGTAATTCGTAATTCGTAATTAATACGAATTGTAGGGTGGGTTGTCGCGCAGCGCACCATTAACGAATACACTCCAGATACCCGAATTTTTCAAAAAGTCGGGTATCTAAAAGTTTATTTATAAAGTAAAAATAAAATTATTGCACGCGGCGGTGCGTTACGGCTAAATTGCATTGTCTCTGTGTCCTAAATCCTTTCATAGCCGTAACACACCCTACTTAAGATTTACTCAAGATTTACTAATATTTAATCTTCCCAAATCAAGTTATACCTCTTCCCTGCTTCAGGTAGTAATTTTAGTCATCAACAAAGAATTTATATAAGAATAATTAATGTGATAAAACTCATATATGTAATTTCAGAAAATATAATTGTAGTTACACTTTTTTGATTTTTTCTTATTCTGAGATTAAGTTTTTCTATAAATATTTCTAAACAGCTTCTCTTCACGCAATTTGCTATTGACAGATAATGTCTGAAGCGAGTTAACTTTATTTGTACCGACCTACATCCTCACAAGTTCCTCAAGTTTTTT contains:
- a CDS encoding 26S protease regulatory subunit; this encodes MSYTGYLRSIKNELQRTGRTQKSLRVKTIMEQLGYQRRSQAFVDNFNNALAELGLSTDPLFDLYIPLDTKLAISLKDVTPDVQIADVQPILNKLSAAFPVKHDFFYYLFDFGSEQEYERFQACLDSNQPVGIFLIPQVEDFFSDVVTKILNYELIRKYQYRGNNNIPTSSNQKFNTNINTDDDNDDNDYSLSGANIYHFYFSTMTSVILGTTGLDLLDCEKFDEQFEQISVYANKYNSEQLFIVFHCPPVSEIQAQQQEDALGYLVDRVASKIPFTFTLRCKYPNEAAIQHKEEIYAHFRLLLELPHYEMEEDEASLLNYFLELQKAQILAESQLLIGMKAEHFYRLKWRGESTEYIYLKYFAIKTLEALGYDLAKINCEVELTSRDQETSDDEDSYDYEEYQSEIIPVYVDNQVIVEIETLKYQDFEDNNLFLDSLRRILQKSKVWPNKLNTVWLVFPGFEIARNSYQIKKIKEVLEYKLAGYYDDNFKILVMAPDYENHQLVPVSFDALDYPAFEYAAKKRSLVPTYLLNQRLPETKLDFSQVKGLKEEKEKLSKLLRLQSKGYQDAISGILFYGLPGCGKTLLANAFANESGRYFFKFSPADIISVWIGQSQKNIRDIFAQAKKKSPSVLFIDELDSIGFNRNEDNAHTDQKATINQLLIELNNLRNSNVIVIGATNYLSGIDSALKRSGRLDWKIPIFPPDQLERIELFQHYLAKIDFNQIINFEMLAEKSTRFTSSDIELVCREVRNAVLLEEISASLTTADIITYIHNLQEGGLTLNEEQVKEFLDECKRLSVKNPKIETLKMEWGLTE
- the hcp gene encoding hydroxylamine reductase; this encodes MFCNQCEQTTRGDVCYQWGACGKSPEVDALQDLLVHCLRGLSQVALQAKSLNITTRDQDEFTCEMLFSTLTNVNFSADDFVAFVNRAIALRESLKLQIQALGNAAVNSAIANFQPAGDQQQLIKQGKDLEFEFIGQSAKNVDIFSLKLTILYGLKGVAAYAFHALELGQHDEDLYVFFHEVLANLDAQDKSLQEWLDITLQVGKMNLKAMELLDAGNTNTFGHPTPTPVTLGVTVGKAILVSGHDLLHLRAILEQTAGTGIKVYTHGELLPAHGYPKLKQTYPHLYGHYGTAWQNQTHEFDHFPGAVVMTTNCLMPPHESYKDKVFTLGPVGYPGLQHVSIRDITPIINKALALPGFVEESDRGTVTTGFARNAVLGVADTVVNAVKEGNIRHFFLVGGCDGAKPGRNYYTDLVETIPSDCIVMTLGCGKFRFFDKQLGDIGGIPRLLDLGQCNDAYSAIQIAVALAQAFQVNVNQLPLSLVLSWYEQKAIAVLLTLLYLGIQNIRIGPTLPAFLTPNVAKLLSETYNLKLITTPEQDLAACLG
- the hoxU gene encoding bidirectional hydrogenase complex protein HoxU; translated protein: MSVKTLTINDQLISAREEETILDAAREAGIHIPTLCHLEGVSDIGACRLCLVEIAGSNRLLPACVTKVGEGMEVKTDSERLQKYRRTIIEMLFAEGNHVCSVCVANGNCELQDLAIEMGMDHVRLNYHFPDRKVDVSHDRFGVDHNRCVLCTRCVRVCDEVEGAHTWDLAGRGSNSHVITDLNQPWGTSNTCTSCGKCVNACPTGAIFYQGSSVGEMKHDRAKLEFLVTAREKKQWFV
- a CDS encoding oxidoreductase — translated: MVRVKFATVWLGGCSGCHMSFLDLDEWLIDLAEQVDVVYSPFADIKQYPEWVDVVLVEGAIANEEHLEILHIVRERSQILISFGDCAVTGNVTALRNPLSTESVLQSCYIEAADLHGSIPNAPGIVPPLLDRVQPVHTLVPVDIYLPGCPPSADRIRAVLEPLLKGEKPHLEGRDLLKFG
- a CDS encoding Ni/Fe hydrogenase subunit alpha, which encodes MSQKIIIDPVTRIEGHAKISIYLDDTGQVSDARFHVTEFRGFEKFCEGRPFWEMPGITARICGICPVSHLLASAKAGDRLLSVTIPKTAEKLRRLMNLGQIVQSHALSFFHLSGPDLLLGMDSDPQKRNVFGLIAAEPEIARGGIRLRQFGQEIIEILGGRKIHPSWAVPGGVREPLSTEGRAHIQSRIPEARETVINALGMFKKLLEPYEKEAQTFGNFPSLFMGLVTPEGLWENYDGNLRFVDSDGNIIADKLDPSRYYEFIGEIVQPDSYLKSPYYRPLGFPNGNGNQSESGMYRVGPLARLNVCSHIGTPLADAELKEFRDKGKGTVTSSFFYHYARLIEILASIECIEILLDDPDILSTRLRADAGINQLETVGVSEAPRGTLFHFYQIDEDGLIQKANLIIATGQNNLAMNRTVAQIAKHFIHGPEIPEGMLNRVEAGIRAFDPCLSCSTHAVGQMPLHIELVGVDGTVVKEVWRD